In the genome of Takifugu rubripes chromosome 18, fTakRub1.2, whole genome shotgun sequence, one region contains:
- the dennd6b gene encoding protein DENND6B isoform X2, translating to MNPSDGSGSFLREEADSRCRWARFSSWLECVCVVTFDLELGQAIELLLPEDVKLTEKEREVSHFFGYVYFRQVKDVSVKRGYFQKSLVLVSRLPYVHLFHSLLQIIAPEFFEKLEPCLETVCNEIDQWPPPVPGLTLNLPVMGVVLQIRIPSKTDKPGGSPVRQKALEDFLPAPTLLPTIHQPDLFKCFQSVLVHVQVLWELVLLGEPLVIMAPSPTVSSEVVLALVSSISPLKFCSDFRPYFTIHDSEFREYTTRTQAPPNVVLGITNPFFIKTFQNWPHIVRLGETKLAGDLPKQLKVKKLSKLKMMDTKPGIYTAHKTFLHKDKILIRRLLKGIQRRRPSEVQSAILRRHLLELTQSFIIPLERYMGSLMPLQRSVTPWKAPPLIRPFSEDEFMSTLDHGGPQLTSLLRGDWMGLYRKFFKSPNFDGWYRHRHKEMSQKLESLHLEVVCDADLLGWTRDKSEVEIVDLVLKIREKVNKARRQQLLLKDDVVDKLEDFIHTVMRSLPEDLQHEISSH from the exons ATGAACCCGTCTGACGGTTCCGGTTCTTTCCTTCGTGAGGAAGCGGACAGCCGGTGCCGGTGGGCCCGCTTCTCCTCCTGGCTGGAGTGCGTGTGCGTCGTTACCTTCGACCTCGAGCTCGGACAAGCCATAGAG ctgctgctccctgaGGACGTGAAGCTGACGGAGAAGGAG AGGGAGGTGTCCCATTTCTTTGGTTACGTCTACTTTCGACAAGTGAAGGACGTCTCTGTGAAGAGAGGATACTTCCAGAAA TCGTTGGTGCTGGTGTCCAGGTTACCTTACGTCCACCTGTTCCACTCGCTGCTGCAGATCATCGCACCTGAGTTCTTTGAGAAACTGGAGCCCTGCCTGGAAACTG TGTGTAATGAGATTGACCAGTGGCCTCCACCTGTTCCTGGCCTGACCCTCAACCTGCCAGTGATGGGCGTGGTCCTCCAG ATCCGTATTCCTTCAAAAACGGACAAACCAGGAGGAAGTCCTGTGAGACAGAAAGCACTGGAG GACTTCCTGCCAGCTCCCACTCTGCTGCCCACCATTCACCAACCGGACCTCTTCAA GTGTTTCCAGTCAGTCCTGGTCCATGTTCAGGTTCTGTGGGAGCTCGTGTTGCTTGGGGAACCACTGGTCATCATGGCGCCGTCTCCCACTGTTTCCTCAGAGGTGGTGCTGGCTCTTGTCAG CTCCATCAGTCCTCTGAAGTTCTGCTCTGACTTTCGTCCCTATTTCACCATCCATGACAGCGAGTTCAGGGAgtacacaaccaggacacaggcccc GCCTAATGTGGTTCTGGGCATCACCAACCCTTTCTTCATTAAGACCTTCCAGAATTGGCCTCACATCGTCCGGCTGGGAGAAACGAAGCTGGCGG GTGATTTACCGAAACAGTTAAAAGTGAAGAAGCTGTCCAAACTGAAGATGATGGACACCAAACCAG GGATCTACACGGCACACAAGACGTTCCTCCACAAGGACAAGATCCTGATCAGGCGTCTGCTGAAG GGCATCCAGAGGAGGAGACCCTCGGAGGTCCAGAGTGCCATCCTGAGGAGACACCTGCTGGAGCTCACGCAGAGCTTCATCATCCCCCTG GAGCGCTACATGGGGAGCCTGATGCCTCTGCAGAGATCCGTCACCCCGTGGAAG GCGCCGCCTCTGATCCGACCCTTCAGCGAGGACGAGTTCATGTCCACTTTGGACCATGGCGGGCCGCAGCTCACCTCGCTGCTCAGAGGTGATTGGATGGGCCTCTACAG GAAGTTCTTCAAGTCTCCAAACTTCGACGGATGGTATCGACATCGACACAAAGAGATGAGTCAGAAACTGGAGAGTCTTCACCTGGAGGTGGTCTGTGATGCC gacctgctgggctgGACCAGAGACAAGTCGGAGGTGGAGATCGTGGACCTGGTCCTGAAGATCAGAGAGAAAGTG aataaagctcgtcgccagcagctgctgctgaaggacgaCGTTGTGGACAAACTGGAGGATTTTATTCATACTGTCATGAGGTCACTTCCTGAAGACCTGCAGCACGAAATAAGTTCTCACTGA
- the dennd6b gene encoding protein DENND6B isoform X5 — MNPSDGSGSFLREEADSRCRWARFSSWLECVCVVTFDLELGQAIESLVLVSRLPYVHLFHSLLQIIAPEFFEKLEPCLETVCNEIDQWPPPVPGLTLNLPVMGVVLQIRIPSKTDKPGGSPVRQKALEDFLPAPTLLPTIHQPDLFKCFQSVLVHVQVLWELVLLGEPLVIMAPSPTVSSEVVLALVSSISPLKFCSDFRPYFTIHDSEFREYTTRTQAPPNVVLGITNPFFIKTFQNWPHIVRLGETKLAGDLPKQLKVKKLSKLKMMDTKPGIYTAHKTFLHKDKILIRRLLKGIQRRRPSEVQSAILRRHLLELTQSFIIPLERYMGSLMPLQRSVTPWKAPPLIRPFSEDEFMSTLDHGGPQLTSLLRGDWMGLYRKFFKSPNFDGWYRHRHKEMSQKLESLHLEVVCDADLLGWTRDKSEVEIVDLVLKIREKVNKARRQQLLLKDDVVDKLEDFIHTVMRSLPEDLQHEISSH, encoded by the exons ATGAACCCGTCTGACGGTTCCGGTTCTTTCCTTCGTGAGGAAGCGGACAGCCGGTGCCGGTGGGCCCGCTTCTCCTCCTGGCTGGAGTGCGTGTGCGTCGTTACCTTCGACCTCGAGCTCGGACAAGCCATAGAG TCGTTGGTGCTGGTGTCCAGGTTACCTTACGTCCACCTGTTCCACTCGCTGCTGCAGATCATCGCACCTGAGTTCTTTGAGAAACTGGAGCCCTGCCTGGAAACTG TGTGTAATGAGATTGACCAGTGGCCTCCACCTGTTCCTGGCCTGACCCTCAACCTGCCAGTGATGGGCGTGGTCCTCCAG ATCCGTATTCCTTCAAAAACGGACAAACCAGGAGGAAGTCCTGTGAGACAGAAAGCACTGGAG GACTTCCTGCCAGCTCCCACTCTGCTGCCCACCATTCACCAACCGGACCTCTTCAA GTGTTTCCAGTCAGTCCTGGTCCATGTTCAGGTTCTGTGGGAGCTCGTGTTGCTTGGGGAACCACTGGTCATCATGGCGCCGTCTCCCACTGTTTCCTCAGAGGTGGTGCTGGCTCTTGTCAG CTCCATCAGTCCTCTGAAGTTCTGCTCTGACTTTCGTCCCTATTTCACCATCCATGACAGCGAGTTCAGGGAgtacacaaccaggacacaggcccc GCCTAATGTGGTTCTGGGCATCACCAACCCTTTCTTCATTAAGACCTTCCAGAATTGGCCTCACATCGTCCGGCTGGGAGAAACGAAGCTGGCGG GTGATTTACCGAAACAGTTAAAAGTGAAGAAGCTGTCCAAACTGAAGATGATGGACACCAAACCAG GGATCTACACGGCACACAAGACGTTCCTCCACAAGGACAAGATCCTGATCAGGCGTCTGCTGAAG GGCATCCAGAGGAGGAGACCCTCGGAGGTCCAGAGTGCCATCCTGAGGAGACACCTGCTGGAGCTCACGCAGAGCTTCATCATCCCCCTG GAGCGCTACATGGGGAGCCTGATGCCTCTGCAGAGATCCGTCACCCCGTGGAAG GCGCCGCCTCTGATCCGACCCTTCAGCGAGGACGAGTTCATGTCCACTTTGGACCATGGCGGGCCGCAGCTCACCTCGCTGCTCAGAGGTGATTGGATGGGCCTCTACAG GAAGTTCTTCAAGTCTCCAAACTTCGACGGATGGTATCGACATCGACACAAAGAGATGAGTCAGAAACTGGAGAGTCTTCACCTGGAGGTGGTCTGTGATGCC gacctgctgggctgGACCAGAGACAAGTCGGAGGTGGAGATCGTGGACCTGGTCCTGAAGATCAGAGAGAAAGTG aataaagctcgtcgccagcagctgctgctgaaggacgaCGTTGTGGACAAACTGGAGGATTTTATTCATACTGTCATGAGGTCACTTCCTGAAGACCTGCAGCACGAAATAAGTTCTCACTGA
- the dennd6b gene encoding protein DENND6B isoform X1 encodes MNPSDGSGSFLREEADSRCRWARFSSWLECVCVVTFDLELGQAIELLLPEDVKLTEKEKSSVCYLSFPDSYSGCLGDTQFSFRFRQSVGRRALQLTEDVYNRDAPVSLQREVSHFFGYVYFRQVKDVSVKRGYFQKSLVLVSRLPYVHLFHSLLQIIAPEFFEKLEPCLETVCNEIDQWPPPVPGLTLNLPVMGVVLQIRIPSKTDKPGGSPVRQKALEDFLPAPTLLPTIHQPDLFKCFQSVLVHVQVLWELVLLGEPLVIMAPSPTVSSEVVLALVSSISPLKFCSDFRPYFTIHDSEFREYTTRTQAPPNVVLGITNPFFIKTFQNWPHIVRLGETKLAGDLPKQLKVKKLSKLKMMDTKPGIYTAHKTFLHKDKILIRRLLKGIQRRRPSEVQSAILRRHLLELTQSFIIPLERYMGSLMPLQRSVTPWKAPPLIRPFSEDEFMSTLDHGGPQLTSLLRGDWMGLYRKFFKSPNFDGWYRHRHKEMSQKLESLHLEVVCDADLLGWTRDKSEVEIVDLVLKIREKVNKARRQQLLLKDDVVDKLEDFIHTVMRSLPEDLQHEISSH; translated from the exons ATGAACCCGTCTGACGGTTCCGGTTCTTTCCTTCGTGAGGAAGCGGACAGCCGGTGCCGGTGGGCCCGCTTCTCCTCCTGGCTGGAGTGCGTGTGCGTCGTTACCTTCGACCTCGAGCTCGGACAAGCCATAGAG ctgctgctccctgaGGACGTGAAGCTGACGGAGAAGGAG AAGAGCAGCGTCTGTTACCTGTCCTTCCCAGACTCGTACTCAG GATGCCTCGGGGACACTCAGTTCAGCTTCAGGTTTCGTCAGTCGGTCGGTCGCAGAGCTCTACAGCTGACGGAGGACGTCTACAACAGAGACGCCCCCGTCTCGCTGCAG AGGGAGGTGTCCCATTTCTTTGGTTACGTCTACTTTCGACAAGTGAAGGACGTCTCTGTGAAGAGAGGATACTTCCAGAAA TCGTTGGTGCTGGTGTCCAGGTTACCTTACGTCCACCTGTTCCACTCGCTGCTGCAGATCATCGCACCTGAGTTCTTTGAGAAACTGGAGCCCTGCCTGGAAACTG TGTGTAATGAGATTGACCAGTGGCCTCCACCTGTTCCTGGCCTGACCCTCAACCTGCCAGTGATGGGCGTGGTCCTCCAG ATCCGTATTCCTTCAAAAACGGACAAACCAGGAGGAAGTCCTGTGAGACAGAAAGCACTGGAG GACTTCCTGCCAGCTCCCACTCTGCTGCCCACCATTCACCAACCGGACCTCTTCAA GTGTTTCCAGTCAGTCCTGGTCCATGTTCAGGTTCTGTGGGAGCTCGTGTTGCTTGGGGAACCACTGGTCATCATGGCGCCGTCTCCCACTGTTTCCTCAGAGGTGGTGCTGGCTCTTGTCAG CTCCATCAGTCCTCTGAAGTTCTGCTCTGACTTTCGTCCCTATTTCACCATCCATGACAGCGAGTTCAGGGAgtacacaaccaggacacaggcccc GCCTAATGTGGTTCTGGGCATCACCAACCCTTTCTTCATTAAGACCTTCCAGAATTGGCCTCACATCGTCCGGCTGGGAGAAACGAAGCTGGCGG GTGATTTACCGAAACAGTTAAAAGTGAAGAAGCTGTCCAAACTGAAGATGATGGACACCAAACCAG GGATCTACACGGCACACAAGACGTTCCTCCACAAGGACAAGATCCTGATCAGGCGTCTGCTGAAG GGCATCCAGAGGAGGAGACCCTCGGAGGTCCAGAGTGCCATCCTGAGGAGACACCTGCTGGAGCTCACGCAGAGCTTCATCATCCCCCTG GAGCGCTACATGGGGAGCCTGATGCCTCTGCAGAGATCCGTCACCCCGTGGAAG GCGCCGCCTCTGATCCGACCCTTCAGCGAGGACGAGTTCATGTCCACTTTGGACCATGGCGGGCCGCAGCTCACCTCGCTGCTCAGAGGTGATTGGATGGGCCTCTACAG GAAGTTCTTCAAGTCTCCAAACTTCGACGGATGGTATCGACATCGACACAAAGAGATGAGTCAGAAACTGGAGAGTCTTCACCTGGAGGTGGTCTGTGATGCC gacctgctgggctgGACCAGAGACAAGTCGGAGGTGGAGATCGTGGACCTGGTCCTGAAGATCAGAGAGAAAGTG aataaagctcgtcgccagcagctgctgctgaaggacgaCGTTGTGGACAAACTGGAGGATTTTATTCATACTGTCATGAGGTCACTTCCTGAAGACCTGCAGCACGAAATAAGTTCTCACTGA
- the dennd6b gene encoding protein DENND6B isoform X4 encodes MNPSDGSGSFLREEADSRCRWARFSSWLECVCVVTFDLELGQAIELLLPEDVKLTEKETRTQSLVLVSRLPYVHLFHSLLQIIAPEFFEKLEPCLETVCNEIDQWPPPVPGLTLNLPVMGVVLQIRIPSKTDKPGGSPVRQKALEDFLPAPTLLPTIHQPDLFKCFQSVLVHVQVLWELVLLGEPLVIMAPSPTVSSEVVLALVSSISPLKFCSDFRPYFTIHDSEFREYTTRTQAPPNVVLGITNPFFIKTFQNWPHIVRLGETKLAGDLPKQLKVKKLSKLKMMDTKPGIYTAHKTFLHKDKILIRRLLKGIQRRRPSEVQSAILRRHLLELTQSFIIPLERYMGSLMPLQRSVTPWKAPPLIRPFSEDEFMSTLDHGGPQLTSLLRGDWMGLYRKFFKSPNFDGWYRHRHKEMSQKLESLHLEVVCDADLLGWTRDKSEVEIVDLVLKIREKVNKARRQQLLLKDDVVDKLEDFIHTVMRSLPEDLQHEISSH; translated from the exons ATGAACCCGTCTGACGGTTCCGGTTCTTTCCTTCGTGAGGAAGCGGACAGCCGGTGCCGGTGGGCCCGCTTCTCCTCCTGGCTGGAGTGCGTGTGCGTCGTTACCTTCGACCTCGAGCTCGGACAAGCCATAGAG ctgctgctccctgaGGACGTGAAGCTGACGGAGAAGGAG ACTCGTACTCAG TCGTTGGTGCTGGTGTCCAGGTTACCTTACGTCCACCTGTTCCACTCGCTGCTGCAGATCATCGCACCTGAGTTCTTTGAGAAACTGGAGCCCTGCCTGGAAACTG TGTGTAATGAGATTGACCAGTGGCCTCCACCTGTTCCTGGCCTGACCCTCAACCTGCCAGTGATGGGCGTGGTCCTCCAG ATCCGTATTCCTTCAAAAACGGACAAACCAGGAGGAAGTCCTGTGAGACAGAAAGCACTGGAG GACTTCCTGCCAGCTCCCACTCTGCTGCCCACCATTCACCAACCGGACCTCTTCAA GTGTTTCCAGTCAGTCCTGGTCCATGTTCAGGTTCTGTGGGAGCTCGTGTTGCTTGGGGAACCACTGGTCATCATGGCGCCGTCTCCCACTGTTTCCTCAGAGGTGGTGCTGGCTCTTGTCAG CTCCATCAGTCCTCTGAAGTTCTGCTCTGACTTTCGTCCCTATTTCACCATCCATGACAGCGAGTTCAGGGAgtacacaaccaggacacaggcccc GCCTAATGTGGTTCTGGGCATCACCAACCCTTTCTTCATTAAGACCTTCCAGAATTGGCCTCACATCGTCCGGCTGGGAGAAACGAAGCTGGCGG GTGATTTACCGAAACAGTTAAAAGTGAAGAAGCTGTCCAAACTGAAGATGATGGACACCAAACCAG GGATCTACACGGCACACAAGACGTTCCTCCACAAGGACAAGATCCTGATCAGGCGTCTGCTGAAG GGCATCCAGAGGAGGAGACCCTCGGAGGTCCAGAGTGCCATCCTGAGGAGACACCTGCTGGAGCTCACGCAGAGCTTCATCATCCCCCTG GAGCGCTACATGGGGAGCCTGATGCCTCTGCAGAGATCCGTCACCCCGTGGAAG GCGCCGCCTCTGATCCGACCCTTCAGCGAGGACGAGTTCATGTCCACTTTGGACCATGGCGGGCCGCAGCTCACCTCGCTGCTCAGAGGTGATTGGATGGGCCTCTACAG GAAGTTCTTCAAGTCTCCAAACTTCGACGGATGGTATCGACATCGACACAAAGAGATGAGTCAGAAACTGGAGAGTCTTCACCTGGAGGTGGTCTGTGATGCC gacctgctgggctgGACCAGAGACAAGTCGGAGGTGGAGATCGTGGACCTGGTCCTGAAGATCAGAGAGAAAGTG aataaagctcgtcgccagcagctgctgctgaaggacgaCGTTGTGGACAAACTGGAGGATTTTATTCATACTGTCATGAGGTCACTTCCTGAAGACCTGCAGCACGAAATAAGTTCTCACTGA
- the dennd6b gene encoding protein DENND6B isoform X3, which produces MNPSDGSGSFLREEADSRCRWARFSSWLECVCVVTFDLELGQAIEREVSHFFGYVYFRQVKDVSVKRGYFQKSLVLVSRLPYVHLFHSLLQIIAPEFFEKLEPCLETVCNEIDQWPPPVPGLTLNLPVMGVVLQIRIPSKTDKPGGSPVRQKALEDFLPAPTLLPTIHQPDLFKCFQSVLVHVQVLWELVLLGEPLVIMAPSPTVSSEVVLALVSSISPLKFCSDFRPYFTIHDSEFREYTTRTQAPPNVVLGITNPFFIKTFQNWPHIVRLGETKLAGDLPKQLKVKKLSKLKMMDTKPGIYTAHKTFLHKDKILIRRLLKGIQRRRPSEVQSAILRRHLLELTQSFIIPLERYMGSLMPLQRSVTPWKAPPLIRPFSEDEFMSTLDHGGPQLTSLLRGDWMGLYRKFFKSPNFDGWYRHRHKEMSQKLESLHLEVVCDADLLGWTRDKSEVEIVDLVLKIREKVNKARRQQLLLKDDVVDKLEDFIHTVMRSLPEDLQHEISSH; this is translated from the exons ATGAACCCGTCTGACGGTTCCGGTTCTTTCCTTCGTGAGGAAGCGGACAGCCGGTGCCGGTGGGCCCGCTTCTCCTCCTGGCTGGAGTGCGTGTGCGTCGTTACCTTCGACCTCGAGCTCGGACAAGCCATAGAG AGGGAGGTGTCCCATTTCTTTGGTTACGTCTACTTTCGACAAGTGAAGGACGTCTCTGTGAAGAGAGGATACTTCCAGAAA TCGTTGGTGCTGGTGTCCAGGTTACCTTACGTCCACCTGTTCCACTCGCTGCTGCAGATCATCGCACCTGAGTTCTTTGAGAAACTGGAGCCCTGCCTGGAAACTG TGTGTAATGAGATTGACCAGTGGCCTCCACCTGTTCCTGGCCTGACCCTCAACCTGCCAGTGATGGGCGTGGTCCTCCAG ATCCGTATTCCTTCAAAAACGGACAAACCAGGAGGAAGTCCTGTGAGACAGAAAGCACTGGAG GACTTCCTGCCAGCTCCCACTCTGCTGCCCACCATTCACCAACCGGACCTCTTCAA GTGTTTCCAGTCAGTCCTGGTCCATGTTCAGGTTCTGTGGGAGCTCGTGTTGCTTGGGGAACCACTGGTCATCATGGCGCCGTCTCCCACTGTTTCCTCAGAGGTGGTGCTGGCTCTTGTCAG CTCCATCAGTCCTCTGAAGTTCTGCTCTGACTTTCGTCCCTATTTCACCATCCATGACAGCGAGTTCAGGGAgtacacaaccaggacacaggcccc GCCTAATGTGGTTCTGGGCATCACCAACCCTTTCTTCATTAAGACCTTCCAGAATTGGCCTCACATCGTCCGGCTGGGAGAAACGAAGCTGGCGG GTGATTTACCGAAACAGTTAAAAGTGAAGAAGCTGTCCAAACTGAAGATGATGGACACCAAACCAG GGATCTACACGGCACACAAGACGTTCCTCCACAAGGACAAGATCCTGATCAGGCGTCTGCTGAAG GGCATCCAGAGGAGGAGACCCTCGGAGGTCCAGAGTGCCATCCTGAGGAGACACCTGCTGGAGCTCACGCAGAGCTTCATCATCCCCCTG GAGCGCTACATGGGGAGCCTGATGCCTCTGCAGAGATCCGTCACCCCGTGGAAG GCGCCGCCTCTGATCCGACCCTTCAGCGAGGACGAGTTCATGTCCACTTTGGACCATGGCGGGCCGCAGCTCACCTCGCTGCTCAGAGGTGATTGGATGGGCCTCTACAG GAAGTTCTTCAAGTCTCCAAACTTCGACGGATGGTATCGACATCGACACAAAGAGATGAGTCAGAAACTGGAGAGTCTTCACCTGGAGGTGGTCTGTGATGCC gacctgctgggctgGACCAGAGACAAGTCGGAGGTGGAGATCGTGGACCTGGTCCTGAAGATCAGAGAGAAAGTG aataaagctcgtcgccagcagctgctgctgaaggacgaCGTTGTGGACAAACTGGAGGATTTTATTCATACTGTCATGAGGTCACTTCCTGAAGACCTGCAGCACGAAATAAGTTCTCACTGA
- the gcc1 gene encoding GRIP and coiled-coil domain-containing protein 1: protein MEKFGVSFGGGPSRKELLDTIESQKKQLVQYQTRFKDVVRAYKSLLKEKEALEASLKALTASQDTELHVHSHLPQQTSEVLEDGCSLHSEDSVDTAASVESPSESTRGDQSEEDQADPGGRSSSVIVRSELDGASEIRGMGAEQPPQATLCPTAEVDRRLAQMKSQLSTLTNALATVTQEKSRMEASFQADKRQLKQEMEELHAHLATMKTEQEAELHGLQQQLAECRARIITQQHEREQEQGDHVHQLRELQKILQQERDTRQDMELRLQDTNATLLLTSQAADRGVEFEAHLNKLREERDDLRMRLQSAEEDQKKLDPRVEQLQQELSELKTHLQQQIHMETRKAREAEERACERAQAAELRVADLEQRVSELSGVLGSSEKTRQRDQQVAQRLRERILQLDTENKTLAIAASSRTSVDLNMDESQLDASVLKEKLQKLKKLLVLAAQRSPDPDLKTVAEVEMNEDQCSVLQYQQELRQVKEEFERYKQRAQLVLKGKNAKDGCQTRELEEVRDQLAELKEKYINMRIQSDEAEVQQRHQLEEQQQQAVALQLSHKQEVERLETLHRDNLMVLEAELHKQRERTMALLDEKDQELERLRAAVLIGPKDADKMADERLDSPESESESDAISQALRPVAPNEPTLLLYAEHFARKEVELGGLRRQKHRLEDDLHQLQAKLVANGERHDEEAAHLRAQLAKLIRDQNREGANMEYLKNIIYKFLTLPEPSGRQQTLGAILTILHFSPQERHSVMKLQAASWWSANR, encoded by the exons ATGGAGAAGTTTGGGGTGAGTTTTGGGGGAGGGCCCAGCAGGAAAGAATTGTTGGATACCATCGAGTCCCAGAAAAAGCAACTGGTCCAGTACCAGACCCGTTTCAAGGATGTGGTGCGAGCCTATAAAAGTCTTCTGAAGGAAAAGGAGGCTCTGGAGGCCAGTCTAAAGGCCCTCACTGCGTCCCAGGACACTGAGCTTCATGTGCACAGTCATCTGCCCCAACAAACCTCAGAAGTCCTTGAGGATGGGTGTTCGCTCCACAGTGAAGACAGTGTGGACACCGCAGCGTCCGTGGAGTCGCCCAGTGAGAGCACCAGAGGGGACCAGAGTGAGGAGGACCAGGCAGATCCAGGAGGCCGGTCCAGCTCCGTG ATTGTGAGGTCTGAACTTGATGGTGCCTCGGAGATCAGAGGTATGGGGGCGGAGCAACCGCCACAGGCCACACTGTGTCCCACGGCCGAGGTGGACCGCCGCCTTGCGCAGATGAAAAGCCAACTGAGCACGCTGACGAACGCTCTGGCCACAGTCACGCAGGAGAAGTCACGCATGGAGGCCAGTTTCCAGGCTGACAAGCGCCAGTTGAAGCAGGAAATGGAAGAGCTGCACGCCCACCTGGCGACCATGAAGACAgagcaggaggcggagcttcatggcctgcagcagcagctggccgAGTGCCGCGCCCGCATCATCACGCAGCAGCAcgagagggagcaggagcagggcgATCATGTCCATCAGCTCCGAGAACTACAGAAGATTCTGCAGCAGGAGCGGGACACGCGTCAGGACATGGAGCTCCGCCTACAGGACACCAACGCCACGCTCCTCCTGACGTCACAGGCTGCAGATCGGGGGGTGGAGTTTGAGGCTCATTTGAACAAactcagagaagagagagatgaCCTGAGGATGAGGCTGCAATCGGCTGAGGAGGACCAGAAGAAACTGGATCCCAGGGTAGAACAACTCCAGCAAGAGCTGTCAGAGCTGAAGACACATTTGCAGCAGCAGATCCACATGGAGACCAGGAAG GCGCGTGAAGCTGAGGAACGAGCTTGTGAACGTGCACAAGCGGCAGAACTTCGTGTGGCAGATCTCGAGCAAAGGGTTTCCGAACTGTCGGGGGTTCTGGGTTCTTCTGAAAAGACCCGGCAGCGAGACCAGCAGGTGGCCCAGAGGCTCCGAGAGcggatcctgcagctggacacGGAGAACAAAACCCTGGCCATCGCTGCGTCCAGCAGGACCAGTGTTGACCTCAACATGGACGAGTCTCAGCTGGACGCCAGCGTGttgaaggagaagctgcagaagctgaagaagctctTGGTTCTGGCCGCTCAGAGGAGCCCCGACCCCGACCTCAAGACCGTCGCTGAGGTGGAGATGAACGAGGACCAGTGCTCGGTGCTGCAGTACCAGCAGGAGCTGCGGCAGGTGAAGGAGGAGTTTGAGCGCTACAAGCAGCGAGCACAGTTGGTTCTGAAGGGCAAGAATGCAAAAGATGGCTGCCAGACccgggagctggaggaggtccgGGACCAGCTGGCTGAGCTCAAGGAGAAGTACATCAACATGCGGATCCAGAGCGACGAGGCCGAGGTCCAGCAGCgccaccagctggaggagcagcagcagcaggcggtggcgctgcagctgtcccacaaacaggaagtggagcggcTGGAGACGCTGCATCGGGACaacctgatggtgctggaggccGAGCTCcacaaacagagagaaaggACCATGGCGCTGCTGGACGAGAAGGaccaggagctggagaggctccgGGCCGCAGTGCTCATCGGCCCAAAAGATGCGGACAAGATGGCCGACGAACGGCTGGACTCCCcggagagcgagagcgagagcgacgCCATCAGCCAGGCGCTGAGGCCGGTGGCGCCCAACGAGCCCACGCTGCTGCTCTACGCCGAGCACTTTGCCAGAAAGGAGGTGGAGCTGGGCGGGCTGCGGCGGCAGAAGCACCGGCTGGAGGACGACCTTCACCAGCTGCAGGCCAAGCTGGTCGCCAACGGCGAGCGCCACGACGAGGAGGCCGCCCACCTGCGAGCGCAGCTGGCCAAGCTCATCAGGGACCAGAACAGAGAGGGCGCCAACATGGAGTACCTGAAGAACATCATCTACAAGTTCCTGACGCTGCCGGAGCCCAGCGGGCGGCAGCAGACGCTCGGCGCCATCCTGACCATCCTGCACTTCAGCCCTCAGGAGCGGCACAGCGTGATGAAGCTGCAGGCGGCCAGCTGGTGGTCCGCCAACAGGtag
- the LOC101079870 gene encoding ADP-ribosylation factor 4 yields the protein MGLTISSLFSRLFGKKQMRILMVGLDAAGKTTILYKLKLGEIVTTIPTIGFNVETVEYKNICFTVWDVGGQDKIRPLWRHYYQNTQGLIFVVDSNDRERVAESADELSKMVQEDELKDAVILVFANKQDLPNAMGVSELTDKLGLHSLRSRTWYVQATCATQGTGLYEGLDWLSNELAK from the exons ATGGGTCTGACGATTTCGTCTTTGTTCTCCAGGCTGTTCGGAAAGAAGCAGATGAGGATACTGATGG TGGGTTTGGACGCAGCTGGAAAAACGACGATCCTGTACAAACTGAAGCTCGGAGAGATCGTCACCACTATCCCGACTATCG GCTTTAATGTGGAAACGGTCGAGTACAAGAACATCTGCTTCACAGTCTGGGATGTGGGCGGCCAGGACAAGATCCGACCTCTGTGGAGACACTACTATCAGAACACACAG GGTCTGATCTTTGTCGTGGACAGTAATGACAGAGAGCGAGTGGCGGAGTCTGCTGACGAGCTGTCAAAGATG GTCCAAGAGGACGAGCTGAAAGACGCCGTTATCCTGGTGTTTGCTAACAAACAGGACCTTCCCAACGCAATGGGAGTGAGCGAACTGACTGACAAACTGGGTCTGCACAGCCTGAGGAGTAGAACC TGGTACGTCCAGGCCACCTGTGCCACCCAGGGTACCGGCCTGTACGAGGGGCTGGACTGGCTGTCCAACGAGCTCGCCAAATAG